A genomic region of Mitsuaria sp. 7 contains the following coding sequences:
- a CDS encoding alpha/beta fold hydrolase, which produces MTTTPTRRTVAALLLAGGAAIGAVGALMAASPAMAQSTAPSTARPAPIVERDATVNGVKLHYLTAGSGDATPIVLLHGYAQTSRMWRPLMPRLATDGPVIAVDLRGAGGSGKIERPGEKKLLAQDIHALTQQLGYKKVKIVGHDIGLMVAYAYAAQYPDEVEKIALLDAFLPGVGDWTKVWLLRDLWHFHFYGEVPEKLVAGRERIYFEHFWNDFAADKTRSIPEADRKFYAAAYGQPGGMHAGFGYFKAFEQDAKDFEAMSKTKLKMPMLVLTGEKASGEFLIAQGRLVAESVDGRIVKGAGHWIMEESPDVTMGALVEFLK; this is translated from the coding sequence ATGACAACGACCCCCACCCGCCGCACCGTCGCGGCGCTGCTCCTCGCGGGAGGCGCCGCGATCGGCGCCGTCGGCGCTCTCATGGCGGCCTCGCCGGCCATGGCCCAGTCGACCGCGCCGTCGACGGCAAGACCTGCCCCCATCGTCGAACGCGACGCCACCGTGAACGGCGTGAAGCTGCACTACCTGACGGCCGGCTCCGGCGACGCCACCCCCATCGTGCTGCTGCACGGCTACGCGCAGACCAGCCGGATGTGGCGCCCGCTGATGCCGCGCCTGGCCACGGACGGACCGGTGATCGCCGTCGACCTGCGCGGCGCGGGCGGCTCCGGCAAGATCGAGCGCCCGGGCGAGAAGAAGCTGCTGGCCCAGGACATCCACGCGCTGACGCAGCAGCTGGGCTACAAGAAGGTGAAGATCGTCGGCCACGACATCGGCCTGATGGTCGCCTACGCGTACGCGGCGCAGTACCCGGACGAGGTCGAGAAGATCGCGCTGCTGGACGCCTTCCTGCCGGGCGTCGGCGACTGGACCAAGGTCTGGCTGCTGCGCGACCTGTGGCACTTCCACTTCTACGGCGAGGTCCCGGAGAAGCTGGTCGCGGGCCGCGAGCGCATCTACTTCGAGCACTTCTGGAACGACTTCGCCGCGGACAAGACCAGGTCCATCCCCGAGGCCGATCGGAAGTTCTACGCCGCGGCGTACGGGCAGCCGGGCGGCATGCACGCGGGCTTCGGCTACTTCAAGGCCTTCGAGCAGGACGCCAAGGACTTCGAGGCGATGTCGAAGACGAAGCTGAAGATGCCGATGCTCGTGCTCACCGGCGAGAAGGCCTCGGGCGAGTTCCTGATCGCGCAGGGACGTCTGGTCGCGGAGTCGGTCGACGGACGCATCGTGAAGGGCGCCGGCCACTGGATCATGGAAGAGTCCCCGGACGTCACGATGGGCGCGCTCGTCGAATTCCTGAAGTGA
- a CDS encoding mechanosensitive ion channel family protein, with amino-acid sequence MRGLPSLFLRRVQRLLIAGALAPLLALAAPGPELAPPAASGIAAIAPVAAPDILTRADEDLQRVDRAKRLLQAPEPSERLARDLDDIARPVNAKLNAAAGGALRALTVMRLESLARHWDFDERRFARWEERSGRALSPYADTALQLAQRRAAWSATRAAGLLDGLPPALSARVDTMLAQFDASEEALGLVLAKQFDLTQRASELKARIQSGRDEVDAAIDEIDRQLLRTDVPPLWKDFRPGTGTAEAVAAMERGFEIERQFAIDYHAADGGNQQALRLFQILLLPLILWLAVRSRRTPEEGAPGHVARALRRPVSSWLLLAMLGVLVLEPDAPLLVQEIALVLALIPVLRLLPSGTVRALGVWPYVAVALYFVDRLGVAIPVDIGLYRLYALGVSALAIGLTVWLLRSAPGDRASGESRLRQTVRRISWVVIAVLAVSIVSNIGGNISLAETLTSAVIDSGYMAVLLYAGVAAVRGILHALGRQPELVERKLVRQHGPTLEVMVTRLLVLAAWLGWLVYSMDRFRVLRPLRAIGTEVLNLGVDVGEVSIHLGDVLVFLLSTWLALWVARAVRRLLRDELPHHAALPRGVGNSIASLSYYGVLLLGLLVALSAAGFKVSQLALVFGALSVGIGFGLQGVVNNFVSGLVLMFERPIQPGDMVDAAGTSGTVREIGLRATILRTFDGADVVVPNGLLLSGNLTNWTMFDRSRRIEIPVNVAYGSDPAQVLSVLGAAARETPGVAVSPPPVVLMSSYADSALNFVVRVWTQDVGGWTALRGELLARMLAALDQAGISIPYPQMDVHLRSTTESVGTAGKITGAAETG; translated from the coding sequence ATGCGTGGATTGCCCAGCCTCTTCCTTAGACGCGTCCAACGACTCCTGATCGCGGGGGCGCTGGCCCCGCTGCTGGCGCTCGCCGCGCCTGGCCCTGAGCTGGCGCCTCCCGCCGCTTCGGGGATTGCCGCGATCGCGCCCGTCGCGGCGCCCGACATCCTGACGCGCGCCGACGAGGACCTGCAGCGCGTCGATCGCGCGAAGCGCCTGCTCCAGGCGCCTGAGCCGTCCGAGCGACTGGCCCGGGACCTCGACGACATCGCGCGCCCCGTCAACGCCAAGCTCAACGCCGCCGCCGGCGGCGCGCTGCGCGCGCTGACGGTCATGCGCCTGGAGAGCCTGGCTCGGCATTGGGATTTCGACGAACGTCGCTTCGCCCGATGGGAGGAGCGGTCCGGCCGCGCGCTGTCACCGTATGCGGACACGGCGCTCCAACTGGCTCAACGCCGCGCGGCGTGGTCGGCGACGCGCGCGGCCGGGCTTCTCGACGGACTCCCTCCCGCGCTTTCGGCGCGCGTGGACACGATGCTCGCGCAGTTCGACGCCTCCGAGGAGGCGCTCGGTCTCGTGCTGGCGAAGCAGTTCGACCTGACGCAGCGCGCGAGCGAACTGAAGGCGCGCATCCAGTCCGGTCGCGACGAGGTCGATGCGGCCATCGACGAGATCGACCGCCAGCTGCTGCGCACCGACGTGCCGCCGCTGTGGAAGGACTTCAGACCTGGCACCGGCACGGCCGAGGCCGTTGCCGCGATGGAGCGCGGCTTCGAGATCGAGCGCCAGTTCGCGATCGACTACCACGCGGCGGACGGCGGCAACCAGCAGGCGCTGCGCCTGTTCCAGATCCTGCTGCTGCCGCTCATCCTGTGGCTGGCCGTGCGCAGCCGTCGCACGCCGGAAGAGGGCGCGCCCGGTCACGTGGCGCGCGCGCTGCGTCGCCCCGTCTCCTCGTGGCTGCTGCTGGCGATGCTGGGCGTGCTGGTGCTGGAGCCCGACGCGCCGCTGCTCGTCCAGGAGATCGCGCTGGTGCTGGCGCTCATCCCCGTGCTTCGGCTGCTGCCGTCGGGCACGGTCCGGGCGCTGGGCGTCTGGCCCTACGTCGCGGTGGCGCTCTACTTCGTCGACCGCCTGGGCGTGGCGATCCCCGTCGACATCGGGCTGTACCGGCTCTACGCGCTGGGCGTGAGCGCGCTGGCCATCGGACTCACCGTGTGGCTGCTGCGCAGCGCGCCGGGCGATCGGGCGAGCGGTGAGAGCCGCCTCCGGCAGACGGTGCGCCGGATCAGCTGGGTCGTGATCGCCGTGCTCGCGGTGTCGATCGTGTCCAACATCGGCGGGAACATCTCGCTGGCGGAGACCTTGACCAGCGCCGTGATCGACAGCGGCTACATGGCCGTGCTGCTCTACGCGGGCGTGGCGGCCGTGCGCGGCATCCTGCACGCGCTCGGACGACAGCCCGAGCTGGTGGAGCGCAAGCTGGTCCGCCAGCACGGGCCCACCTTGGAAGTGATGGTCACCCGGCTGCTGGTGCTCGCCGCATGGCTGGGGTGGCTCGTCTACAGCATGGACCGTTTCCGCGTGCTGCGGCCCTTGCGCGCCATCGGCACCGAGGTGCTGAATCTCGGCGTCGACGTGGGCGAGGTCTCGATCCACCTGGGCGACGTGCTGGTGTTCCTGCTGTCCACCTGGCTGGCCCTGTGGGTCGCCCGCGCGGTCCGTCGACTGCTGCGCGACGAGCTGCCCCACCACGCGGCCTTGCCGCGCGGCGTCGGCAACAGCATCGCCTCGTTGAGCTACTACGGCGTCCTGCTGCTCGGCCTGCTGGTGGCCTTGTCCGCGGCGGGCTTCAAGGTGAGCCAGCTCGCGCTGGTGTTCGGCGCGTTGAGCGTGGGCATCGGCTTCGGCCTGCAGGGCGTCGTCAACAACTTCGTCTCCGGCCTGGTGCTGATGTTCGAGCGTCCGATCCAGCCGGGCGACATGGTCGACGCCGCGGGCACCTCGGGCACCGTGCGCGAGATCGGCCTGCGCGCCACCATCCTGCGCACCTTCGACGGTGCCGACGTGGTCGTGCCCAACGGCCTGCTGCTGAGCGGGAACCTCACGAACTGGACGATGTTCGATCGCAGCCGTCGCATCGAGATCCCGGTGAACGTCGCGTACGGATCCGATCCGGCGCAGGTGTTGTCGGTGCTGGGCGCGGCGGCGCGCGAGACGCCCGGCGTGGCCGTGAGTCCGCCGCCCGTGGTGCTGATGAGCAGCTACGCGGACAGCGCGCTGAACTTCGTGGTGCGCGTGTGGACGCAGGACGTCGGCGGATGGACGGCCCTGCGCGGCGAACTGCTCGCCCGCATGCTCGCGGCGCTCGATCAGGCCGGCATCAGCATCCCGTATCCGCAGATGGACGTGCATCTGCGGAGCACGACGGAAAGCGTTGGCACCGCGGGCAAGATCACCGGTGCTGCAGAGACGGGCTGA
- a CDS encoding response regulator transcription factor, whose product MTTTPLKNDRAIRVMTVDDHPMLREGLAGAIELQHDMRLVAEAQDGAEALDAFRRYLPDVTLMDVRMRTMDGLAALKAIRAEFPAARVVMLSSFGAPAQLLEAAQAGAAGYLLKETLRKDLLDTIRAVHAGGRRFPSELAMQLAEHVADQHLTGRETTVLKLVAEGRSNKRIGGQLDIAEGTVKAHMKSILGKLAASDRTHAVTIAVRRGIIDL is encoded by the coding sequence ATGACGACGACACCGCTGAAGAACGACCGGGCGATCCGCGTGATGACGGTGGACGACCACCCGATGCTGCGCGAGGGTCTGGCCGGCGCCATCGAACTGCAGCACGACATGCGCCTGGTGGCGGAGGCGCAGGACGGCGCGGAGGCCCTGGACGCCTTCCGGCGCTACCTGCCGGACGTGACGCTGATGGATGTGCGGATGCGAACGATGGACGGCCTCGCGGCGCTGAAGGCGATCCGCGCCGAGTTCCCCGCGGCGCGTGTCGTGATGCTCAGCAGCTTCGGCGCGCCTGCTCAACTGCTGGAGGCGGCGCAGGCCGGCGCGGCGGGGTATCTGCTGAAGGAGACGCTGCGCAAGGACCTGCTGGACACGATCCGGGCGGTGCACGCCGGCGGCCGGCGCTTTCCTTCCGAGCTCGCCATGCAGCTCGCCGAGCATGTGGCCGATCAGCACCTGACCGGTCGCGAGACGACCGTGCTGAAGCTGGTGGCCGAGGGCCGCTCGAACAAGCGCATCGGCGGCCAGCTGGACATCGCCGAGGGCACGGTGAAGGCGCACATGAAGAGCATCCTCGGCAAGCTCGCCGCGAGCGACCGCACGCATGCGGTCACGATCGCGGTGAGGCGCGGGATCATCGATCTGTGA
- a CDS encoding sensor histidine kinase produces the protein MQAPGPRLLRSIVRAGLALLLPLFGAGSAIAAEAPTPDRLTLTELLKHPPLDQLHHTSWGAREGLFGPVYSLAQTTDGYLWLGTDRGLLRFDGVRFETFESLAGETLPERSVLSLHATPDNGLWIGFMRGGLAQVRNGHVLLREPARPGGFEGATRGFAQEKDGTVWVASTRGLFKRTGDRWQRMGKAEGYPEPAPDLLTWNVHLDGDANLWVNNTQGLLVKAAGTARFSRVETPGKNPNFLSVDPQGRVWLVAQMEHNQMRYFRAPRPQVPGESFGNGHPVHASTYMPIFDSDGNFWSGALDGVTRERFPGLEPAAGLSLPAENIAPPPIPLVPFVPAAGASAPGVTQTYDFHLPALQRLTPNQRLSGDQVLRLLQDREGSVWIATNGGLDRLRPTRVSLVQFPAAMSALAMAAGPQGDLWFTSRNATFHLQASGSGPDLSRYAMPYGSVSRVFVDHAGTVWTGDKNGLWRLGPDGRFVDERREAFPDWKGMLKDIAEDRAGTIWVATQFMGLLRRFSDGRWERLSGTKGFPPGSLASSISVDQQGRVWIGYVDGQVLRVDEGDRVTRFADKEGLRVGGVLAITAGQGHVWIGGDRGAQRLDDEGHFLELKGRSPDALNGVSGIVETPEGELWLNGAAGITRVAATDLQRAITEPGFQVPLTQLDTQDGLTGRAETNWPLRTALQTPDGRLWFAMTNGVVTVDPARLKRAAAPAVLDVQRVLVNGAPLTPQSGGLVRAVAGTKDLQVDYTSLSLAMPERANFKYRLRGLETTWHEAGARRQAFYTNLGPGNYTFEVQGTNEDGVWSAAPASFAIEIPPTFLQSTGFRVLCALAVLMAIALLVRMRLRQIEARARERYRARLDERTRIAQDLHDTLLQGFQGLLLRFQRVAWGIPDESPARAEMERALDQADAVVIEGRNRVTDLRLPPPDVGTLEQTLEALGKDLSGFHDAAFRFSVDGTPRLLDACVHAELALVGREGLFNAFQHAKATGIALTIAYTDATFTMKIADDGVGVPTATQVDGHSPGHWGLSGMRERVTRVGGSFELRSAPGAGTEVLLGIPAAQAYRRRDKPQRLPALQRWLRDLLGRALPTRAPG, from the coding sequence ATGCAAGCACCCGGTCCTCGTCTGCTTCGATCCATCGTCCGTGCCGGACTCGCGTTGCTGCTGCCGCTCTTCGGCGCAGGATCCGCGATCGCCGCGGAGGCGCCGACGCCCGACCGCCTCACGCTCACCGAGCTGCTGAAGCACCCGCCGCTGGACCAGCTCCACCACACCTCATGGGGCGCGCGGGAAGGCCTGTTCGGCCCGGTCTACAGCCTGGCGCAGACCACCGACGGCTACCTCTGGCTGGGCACCGACCGCGGCCTGCTGCGCTTCGACGGCGTCCGCTTCGAGACCTTTGAATCACTCGCCGGCGAGACGCTGCCCGAACGGTCCGTGCTCTCGCTCCACGCCACCCCGGACAACGGCTTGTGGATCGGCTTCATGCGAGGCGGCCTCGCCCAGGTCCGCAACGGTCACGTCCTGCTGCGGGAACCCGCGCGCCCCGGCGGTTTCGAAGGCGCCACACGCGGCTTCGCGCAGGAGAAGGACGGCACCGTGTGGGTGGCCAGCACGCGGGGACTGTTCAAGCGGACCGGCGACCGCTGGCAGCGCATGGGCAAGGCGGAGGGCTATCCCGAGCCCGCCCCGGATCTCCTCACCTGGAACGTGCATCTGGACGGCGACGCCAACCTCTGGGTCAACAACACCCAGGGCCTGCTGGTGAAGGCCGCCGGGACCGCCCGCTTCTCGCGCGTCGAGACACCGGGAAAGAACCCGAACTTCCTGTCGGTGGATCCACAGGGGCGCGTCTGGCTCGTGGCCCAGATGGAGCACAACCAGATGCGCTACTTCAGGGCACCGCGGCCGCAAGTGCCCGGGGAGTCCTTCGGCAACGGACACCCCGTCCACGCCAGCACCTACATGCCGATCTTCGACAGCGACGGCAACTTCTGGTCCGGCGCGCTCGACGGCGTGACGCGCGAGCGCTTCCCCGGCCTCGAGCCCGCAGCCGGCCTCAGTCTCCCCGCCGAAAACATCGCACCACCGCCCATTCCGCTGGTGCCCTTCGTTCCCGCAGCGGGCGCCTCGGCGCCCGGCGTGACGCAGACCTACGACTTCCATCTGCCAGCCCTTCAGCGGCTGACACCAAACCAGCGACTGAGCGGCGACCAGGTCCTGCGCCTCCTGCAGGACCGCGAGGGTTCGGTCTGGATCGCCACGAACGGCGGACTCGACCGCCTGCGACCGACGCGGGTTTCGCTCGTCCAGTTCCCGGCGGCCATGTCCGCGCTCGCGATGGCCGCCGGCCCGCAAGGCGATCTCTGGTTCACCTCGCGCAACGCCACCTTCCATCTGCAGGCGTCCGGCAGCGGCCCGGACCTGTCGCGCTACGCCATGCCCTATGGCTCCGTGAGCCGGGTGTTCGTCGACCATGCCGGCACGGTGTGGACCGGCGACAAGAACGGACTGTGGCGCCTGGGCCCGGACGGTCGCTTCGTCGACGAACGCCGCGAGGCGTTCCCCGACTGGAAGGGCATGCTGAAGGACATCGCCGAAGACCGCGCCGGAACGATCTGGGTCGCCACGCAGTTCATGGGCCTGCTGCGCCGCTTCAGCGACGGACGCTGGGAGCGGCTGTCCGGTACCAAGGGCTTCCCGCCGGGCTCCCTCGCGTCCAGCATCTCCGTCGACCAGCAAGGACGCGTCTGGATCGGCTACGTCGACGGCCAGGTCCTGCGCGTCGACGAAGGCGATCGGGTCACGCGCTTCGCCGACAAGGAGGGGCTGCGCGTCGGCGGCGTGCTGGCGATCACCGCGGGCCAGGGGCACGTGTGGATAGGCGGCGACCGGGGCGCGCAGCGACTGGACGACGAGGGCCACTTCCTCGAGCTGAAGGGCCGCTCGCCGGATGCGCTCAACGGCGTGAGCGGCATCGTCGAAACTCCCGAGGGCGAGCTCTGGCTGAACGGCGCCGCCGGCATCACGCGCGTCGCGGCCACCGACCTGCAAAGAGCCATCACGGAGCCGGGCTTCCAGGTGCCGCTGACGCAGCTGGACACCCAGGACGGCTTGACCGGCCGGGCGGAGACCAACTGGCCGCTGCGCACCGCGCTGCAGACGCCGGACGGCCGGCTCTGGTTCGCGATGACCAACGGCGTGGTGACCGTGGACCCCGCCAGGCTGAAGCGCGCCGCCGCGCCCGCTGTGCTCGACGTCCAGCGGGTGCTGGTGAACGGTGCGCCGCTGACGCCGCAATCCGGTGGCCTGGTGCGGGCGGTCGCGGGGACGAAGGACCTGCAGGTCGACTACACCTCGCTCTCGCTGGCGATGCCCGAACGCGCGAACTTCAAGTACCGTCTTCGCGGTCTGGAGACGACCTGGCACGAGGCCGGCGCCCGCCGCCAGGCGTTCTATACGAACCTCGGTCCGGGCAACTACACCTTCGAAGTCCAAGGCACCAACGAGGACGGCGTCTGGAGCGCCGCGCCGGCCTCGTTCGCCATCGAGATCCCGCCCACCTTCCTGCAGTCGACCGGCTTCCGCGTGCTGTGCGCGCTGGCGGTGCTGATGGCCATCGCGCTCCTCGTGCGCATGCGCCTGCGGCAGATCGAAGCGCGGGCGCGCGAGCGCTACCGCGCGCGCCTCGACGAACGCACCCGCATCGCGCAGGACCTGCACGACACGCTGCTGCAGGGCTTCCAGGGATTGCTGCTGCGCTTCCAGCGCGTGGCGTGGGGCATCCCCGATGAATCCCCGGCGCGCGCGGAGATGGAGCGCGCGCTGGACCAGGCCGATGCGGTCGTCATCGAGGGTCGCAACCGCGTCACCGACCTGCGACTGCCGCCGCCGGACGTGGGCACGCTGGAGCAGACGCTCGAAGCGCTGGGCAAGGACCTCTCCGGCTTCCATGACGCGGCGTTCCGCTTCAGCGTCGACGGCACGCCGCGGCTGCTGGACGCGTGCGTGCATGCGGAGCTGGCGCTCGTGGGCCGCGAGGGGCTCTTCAACGCGTTCCAGCATGCGAAGGCGACGGGCATCGCGCTCACCATCGCGTACACCGATGCCACCTTCACGATGAAGATCGCCGACGACGGCGTCGGCGTGCCGACCGCGACGCAGGTCGACGGCCACAGCCCGGGTCACTGGGGGCTGAGCGGCATGCGCGAGCGCGTGACCCGCGTGGGCGGCAGTTTCGAACTGCGCAGCGCGCCGGGCGCCGGGACCGAGGTGCTGCTGGGCATCCCTGCCGCGCAGGCCTATCGTCGGCGCGACAAGCCGCAGCGCCTCCCGGCGCTTCAGCGATGGCTGCGCGACCTGCTGGGCCGCGCGCTGCCCACGCGAGCGCCGGGCTGA